One genomic window of Mercenaria mercenaria strain notata chromosome 2, MADL_Memer_1, whole genome shotgun sequence includes the following:
- the LOC123564353 gene encoding uncharacterized protein LOC123564353 — protein MAQNKKKNDAGISKKVTIGCIQNSVIRGKKNEFSETGIKTCYVSGCKTEKKPKKTNVTINKPVSTSQSSNGGSSRTRKKKKNDAGTGKKVTTSDLQNSVIRVKNNESSETGAKICAVSGCKTKNKPKKTTETINKPVSISQSSNGGSKSKKITETINKPVSTSQSSNGGSSMTRHKKKNDADTEKKVTTSYLQNCVIRVKKNESSEIGVKTCYVSGSKTKKKPKKTTETINKPVSTSQSSNGGSKSKKTTETSNKPVSTSQSSIGGSKSKKTTPMKAKQERQATTLEKQKCKQTKKDSQTRKMEINLQPSDIRYSQSSISSQFQDGTNIGESLDEIFFGRSFASAIPQIEVWDIEGHWVSADNRRLWVFKQLEILGRLDFITVKVSKIIDKEKLTSKNAGMVVKIRNGDPTGEMYALMYGGQKQNTDDDSAKEAKNLGPESKRKPKTSHENNNNTDKPDNEITCLDYLDTVSNDSHWAECEKLLNSYNVETALSKYKKQHHHLLIPNVQIFSTFLH, from the coding sequence ATGGCACAAAATAAGAAGAAGAACGATGCGGGCATTAGCAAAAAAGTTACAATTGGTTGTATACAAAATAGTGTGATTCGAGGTAAGAAGAATGAATTTTCGGAAACTGGAATTAAGACCTGTTATGTTTCGGGCTGCAAAACagaaaagaaaccaaagaaaacTAATGTAACAATTAATAAACCGGTATCAACATCACAATCAAGTAATGGTGGCTCGAGCAGGACACGAAAAAAGAAGAAGAACGATGCAGGCACTGGAAAAAAAGTTACAACTAGTGATTTACAAAATAGTGTGATTCGAGTTAAGAACAATGAATCTTCGGAAACTGGAGCTAAGATCTGTGCTGTTTCTGgctgtaaaacaaaaaataaaccaaagaaaACTACTGAAACAATTAATAAACCAGTATCGATATCACAATCAAGTAATGGTGGCTCGAAATCGAAGAAAATTACTGAAACAATTAATAAACCGGTATCCACATCACAATCAAGTAATGGTGGCTCGAGCATGACCCGACATAAGAAGAAGAACGATGCGgacactgaaaaaaaagttacaactAGTTATTTACAAAACTGTGTGATTCGAGTTAAGAAGAATGAATCTTCGGAAATTGGAGTTAAAACCTGTTATGTTTCTGgctctaaaacaaaaaagaaaccaaagaaaacTACCGAAACAATTAATAAACCGGTATCCACATCACAATCAAGTAATGGTGGCTCGAAATCGAAGAAAACTACCGAAACAAGTAATAAACCGGTATCCACATCACAATCAAGTATTGGTGGCTCGAAATCGAAGAAAACTACTCCCATGAAAGCAAAGCAAGAAAGGCAAGCTACCACCCTGGAAAAACAgaagtgtaaacaaacaaaaaaagattcTCAAACGAGGAAAATGGAAATAAATCTTCAGCCGTCGGATATACGTTACTCGCAATCGTCGATTTCAAGTCAATTTCAAGATGGCACAAATATTGGCGAGTCATTGGACGAGATATTTTTCGGAAGATCTTTCGCCTCAGCAATCCCACAAATTGAAGTTTGGGACATAGAAGGACATTGGGTGTCTGCAGACAACAGAAGACTATGGGTATTTAAGCAACTTGAGATACTCGGTAGACTTGACTTTATAACTGTAAAGGTCTCGAAAATAATTGACAAAGAAAAACTCACTAGTAAAAATGCTGGAATGGTTGTTAAAATACGAAATGGGGATCCAACTGGAGAAATGTATGCTTTAATGTATGGTGGTCAAAAACAGAATACGGACGACGATTCAGCCAAAGAGGCTAAAAACCTAGGACCAGAAAGTAAACGCAAACCAAAGACAAGTCACGAAAACAACAATAACACCGATAAACCGGACAATGAGATAACCTGTTTAGATTATTTAGACACCGTATCAAATGACAGTCATTGGGCTGAAtgtgaaaaacttttaaacagttATAATGTTGAGACAGCATTAAGTAAGTATaaaaaacaacatcatcatcTGCTGATTCCGAACGTTCAGATATTTTCGACGTTTCTGCATTGA